One stretch of Armigeres subalbatus isolate Guangzhou_Male chromosome 2, GZ_Asu_2, whole genome shotgun sequence DNA includes these proteins:
- the LOC134211291 gene encoding paternally-expressed gene 3 protein: MKLFATISIVALIATSLANPAPDCPPGGHGYSYPAPEVQLSVGKAINSVSVTPGFSSYSVGGALKYASVGPSYSSYEASPAFSAHGLGSDLRVASYVPAVKTVAATPGVVYADKIAGASYASVLPAAKVVSAAPAYVTKEYLPPSKTIVSTGPAYSSYVSAPAVSAYSAIPAVSSYVSAPAVSKFVASPGYSYAAAAPIAKVATYSAPVAKVASYAAPAVSYAAPAVSYAAYAPATKVAYAAPVTKYASYAAPASYAAYAPAAKIAYSAPAVSYAAAAPAVAKYVSSPAVSSYYATPAVTKYAATPAISASYVSAPAIAKVATYAAPAVTQYAPYSAHSYAPAISSAYVSSPVVSKVGYAPAVAKYVSAPAISAYSAAPAVSSYYSSPAISKVVSAPAYSSYVSTPAIAKVAAVPAYSSSYVSPAITKVSAVPAYSAAYAAPAIAKVATVPSYSASYVAPAIAKVATVPAYSASYVAPAVTKIAAVPAYSSSYVAPAITKVAAVPAYSAAYATPAVTKFAAAPAYSTSYVSAPAVAKVAAIPAVSASYVTPAVTKYASVPAISSAYVSAPAIAKYSTGPAYAAYSSGPAYAAYSAGPAVSKLAVGPAVSAYSSGAAFSKLVSGPAYSSYVSSPAVAKVVATPAVAAYSASPAYSAYSVGPAVTKYAAGPAIAAYSSTGAGHGYYAGSAISSAHYGGIRYAAAAPAYATTYAAAPAATIVKSAVPATIVKTVAEKHVEYYDDHPRYAFEYGVNDPLTGDNKHQREERDGDVVRGQYSLVEPDGNVRTVDYYADWATGFHATVTNSRDQVHATKVLGKRAVIKA; encoded by the exons CTTTTTGCTACAATCTCGATTGTAGCTTTAATAGCGACTAGTTTAGCGAACCCCGCTCCGGATTGCCCACCGGGTGGCCATGGCTACTCCTACCCTGCTCCTGAAGTCCAACTCTCTGTTGGTAAAGCTATTAATAGTGTTAGCGTGACGCCAGGATTCTCTTCATATTCGGTTGGTGGCGCCCTGAAATACGCATCTGTGGGACCTTCATACAGCTCGTACGAGGCTTCTCCAGCATTCTCAGCCCATGGACTTGGATCCGATTTGAGGGTCGCAAGCTACGTTCCAGCAGTTAAGACTGTTGCTGCAACTCCAGGCGTAGTGTACGCTGATAAAATTGCAGGTGCATCATATGCCTCAGTGCTTCCAGCCGCCAAAGTAGTTTCTGCTGCTCCAGCTTATGTTACCAAAGAATATCTGCCTCCATCGAAGACGATCGTATCTACCGGTCCAGCATACTCGTCTTATGTATCGGCTCCTGCTGTTTCGGCGTACTCAGCTATTCCTGCTGTATCTTCATATGTTTCGGCACCAGCTGTGAGCAAATTTGTTGCTTCTCCTGGTTACAGTTACGCTGCTGCAGCTCCCATAGCGAAGGTTGCTACCTATTCTGCTCCAGTCGCTAAAGTAGCTTCATATGCAGCTCCGGCAGTTAGCTATGCTGCTCCAGCTGTTAGCTACGCCGCTTATGCTCCAGCAACAAAGGTAGCTTATGCTGCTCCAGTAACCAAATACGCTAGTTATGCCGCACCAGCAAGCTATGCCGCCTATGCTCCAGCCGCGAAAATAGCCTACTCTGCCCCGGCCGTTTCATACGCTGCTGCTGCACCTGCAGTGGCGAAATACGTTTCATCACCAGCTGTTTCATCATACTACGCCACTCCTGCAGTAACTAAATATGCAGCTACCCCCGCTATATCCGCGTCATATGTCTCGGCTCCTGCTATTGCAAAGGTTGCCACGTATGCGGCTCCTGCCGTAACTCAATATGCCCCCTACTCAGCCCATTCTTATGCTCCTGCTATCTCATCTGCATACGTATCCTCTCCAGTTGTTTCTAAAGTGGGATACGCTCCTGCTGTAGCCAAATATGTGTCAGCTCCTGCCATTTCAGCTTATTCTGCAGCTCCAGCTGTTTCATCTTACTATTCTTCTCCTGCCATTTCTAAGGTAGTATCCGCACCAGCATACTCTTCATACGTGTCAACTCCGGCTATCGCGAAAGTAGCCGCTGTTCCTGCTTACTCGTCTTCCTATGTGTCCCCAGCCATTACCAAGGTTTCTGCTGTTCCTGCTTACTCGGCTGCATATGCTGCACCAGCAATTGCCAAGGTTGCCACTGTTCCTTCCTATTCGGCATCCTATGTAGCTCCCGCCATTGCTAAGGTTGCTACCGTTCCTGCATATTCTGCATCATATGTTGCTCCAGCCGTTACCAAGATTGCTGCAGTACCAGCTTATTCGTCATCATATGTTGCCCCAGCGATTACCAAAGTCGCTGCGGTTCCGGCTTACTCGGCTGCCTATGCTACGCCAGCGGTCACAAAATTCGCAGCAGCACCAGCGTATTCGACTTCATACGTTTCTGCTCCTGCAGTTGCAAAGGTGGCAGCTATACCAGCGGTTTCTGCCTCGTATGTCACTCCGGCTGTTACCAAATATGCATCTGTTCCGGCTATTTCTAGTGCGTATGTATCAGCGCCCGCTATTGCTAAATACTCCACCGGTCCAGCTTATGCTGCATATAGCTCAGGTCCAGCATATGCTGCTTACAGTGCTGGTCCAGCAGTATCAAAACTAGCAGTTGGTCCTGCTGTTTCTGCCTACAGCTCTGGTGCTGCATTCTCTAAGCTTGTTTCAGGACCAGCATATTCCAGTTATGTTAGCTCTCCTGCCGTCGCCAAGGTTGTTGCCACTCCAGCAGTGGCTGCATACAGTGCATCTCCAGCTTACAGTGCATACTCTGTTGGTCCAGCTGTTACGAAATATGCTGCTGGTCCAGCTATTGCAGCATACTCAAGTACTGGAGCCGGCCATGGATACTATGCAGGATCAGCTATCTCTTCCGCCCACTATGGAGGAATTCGTTATGCTGCTGCTGCTCCCGCTTATGCTACCACATACGCCGCAGCACCAGCTGCTACAATTGTCAAATCTGCCGTACCAGCGACTATCGTGAAAACCGTTGCAGAGAAGCATGTGGAATATTAC gATGACCATCCCCGATATGCCTTCGAGTACGGCGTTAACGACCCTTTGACTGGTGACAACAAACACCAGCGGGAAGAGCGTGACGGAGATGTCGTTCGCGGACAATACTCTCTAGTCGAACCTGATGGTAATGTGCGCACTGTTGACTACTACGCAGACTGGGCCACCGGTTTCCATGCCACCGTAACAAACAGTCGAGACCAGGTCCATGCGACCAAAGTGCTGGGTAAACGTGCTGTAATAAAAGCATAA